From one bacterium genomic stretch:
- a CDS encoding 4Fe-4S dicluster domain-containing protein, whose protein sequence is MGKVSIFIMGKRYNVPEGSTIITALEYAGFQLKRGCGCREGFCGACSTVYRLPGDYKLRTGLACGTVVEKDMQLVQIPFVPAEKVIYDISKLTPSVDVFQKLYPEVFRCLSCNTCTKACPQNIEVMDYIQAIIKGDIEKAADISFDCIMCGLCAMRCPAEIVQYQVGLLARRLYGKYLSPKGEFIKTRVKEIEDHKYDKELSELSSMSKDEVSKRYYARDLDFKIT, encoded by the coding sequence ATGGGTAAAGTATCTATATTTATAATGGGCAAGCGCTATAATGTGCCAGAGGGCTCAACAATAATAACAGCACTTGAGTATGCAGGCTTTCAGCTCAAGCGAGGCTGTGGCTGTAGGGAAGGTTTTTGTGGTGCCTGTTCTACTGTATACAGGCTACCTGGCGATTATAAACTAAGGACTGGTCTAGCTTGTGGCACAGTAGTAGAGAAGGATATGCAACTTGTCCAAATTCCATTTGTACCGGCAGAGAAGGTAATTTATGATATATCCAAACTTACGCCGAGTGTAGATGTATTTCAAAAATTATATCCAGAGGTGTTCAGGTGCTTATCCTGTAATACTTGCACAAAGGCTTGTCCACAAAATATTGAAGTTATGGACTATATTCAGGCTATTATAAAGGGTGATATTGAGAAGGCGGCTGATATATCATTTGATTGTATTATGTGTGGTCTATGTGCAATGCGTTGCCCGGCTGAGATAGTTCAATACCAAGTTGGCTTACTTGCACGCCGTCTATACGGTAAGTATTTATCACCAAAAGGTGAATTCATAAAGACACGAGTTAAAGAAATTGAAGACCATAAGTATGACAAAGAACTTAGTGAGCTATCATCTATGAGTAAAGATGAAGTTAGCAAACGGTATTATGCGCGGGATTTAGATTTTAAAATCACTTAG
- a CDS encoding FAD-binding protein — translation MYPDYMQESLKLVERTRADRLKIAKSGEKVFKPMTEKERGEVLSKFHPDYKEDARREVRVGPNKGDKITTEVADLLESHSRIDSSLFDLANPAYETDVLIIGGGGAGCEAALFARNEGANVIISTKLRLGDSNSMMSQGGMQASVNPHDSPIIHYLDAMGGGHFDNKPDLVRALVTDAPMIVTWLEELGVMWDKGADGHYVTKAGGGTSRRRMLSARDYTGATIMRVLMDEVKSYPDDIKVMEFAPCVELIMDDKGQVAGGVLYDLDTEEYSLVKSKTTIITTGGFGRLHIKGFPTTNHYGATADGIVIAYRAGAKLLYMDSVQYHPTGAVYPEQILGFLVTEEVRGLGAQPVNKVGELFVFPLEPRDIEAAAFIRECLERDKGIKTHTGRVGVWLDSPIIDMLHGDGTIKRNLPAMVRQFSRFGIDITCEPMLIYPTLHYQNGGIEINERCETNLSNLYVAGEASGGVHGRNRLMGNSVLDYNVFGRRAGINAGQRSKQVKLGKLTLNHINRYEAELKNAGIKTDRISPILLPDYTPKEVKDRQLTAHYEGTLR, via the coding sequence ATGTATCCAGATTATATGCAGGAGTCGTTGAAGTTAGTTGAGCGCACACGTGCTGATAGGCTTAAGATTGCAAAGTCGGGTGAGAAAGTATTTAAGCCTATGACAGAGAAGGAGCGTGGTGAAGTTTTATCAAAATTTCATCCAGATTATAAAGAAGATGCAAGAAGAGAAGTAAGAGTAGGTCCAAATAAAGGTGATAAAATAACAACTGAGGTAGCTGATTTACTTGAGTCGCATTCAAGGATAGACTCATCATTATTTGACTTAGCAAACCCAGCCTATGAGACAGATGTCTTAATAATAGGTGGTGGTGGTGCCGGCTGTGAGGCAGCATTGTTTGCAAGAAATGAGGGTGCAAATGTTATAATTTCAACCAAACTCAGGCTTGGTGATTCTAACTCAATGATGTCACAGGGTGGTATGCAGGCATCAGTAAATCCACATGATTCACCAATTATCCATTACTTAGATGCTATGGGTGGCGGTCATTTTGATAATAAGCCAGATCTTGTAAGAGCACTTGTAACCGATGCTCCAATGATAGTAACCTGGCTTGAGGAGCTCGGTGTTATGTGGGATAAAGGTGCAGATGGCCACTATGTAACTAAAGCAGGTGGTGGCACCTCCAGGCGTAGGATGCTATCTGCAAGAGATTATACCGGAGCTACTATTATGCGAGTTCTTATGGATGAGGTAAAGAGCTACCCTGATGATATTAAGGTTATGGAATTTGCGCCCTGTGTAGAACTAATTATGGATGATAAGGGACAGGTAGCAGGTGGTGTCCTATACGACCTTGACACAGAAGAATATTCCTTAGTAAAGTCAAAAACAACAATCATAACAACAGGTGGATTTGGCAGATTACACATAAAAGGCTTCCCGACAACCAACCATTATGGGGCGACAGCAGATGGCATTGTCATTGCGTATAGGGCGGGTGCAAAATTACTTTATATGGACTCAGTCCAGTACCATCCGACAGGTGCTGTGTATCCGGAGCAAATTCTTGGTTTCCTAGTAACTGAGGAAGTCCGTGGTCTTGGTGCTCAGCCCGTAAATAAGGTTGGCGAATTGTTTGTATTCCCACTTGAGCCAAGAGATATAGAGGCAGCTGCATTTATAAGGGAATGTCTTGAAAGAGATAAAGGAATTAAGACTCATACTGGTAGAGTAGGAGTGTGGTTAGATTCGCCAATAATTGACATGTTGCATGGTGATGGCACAATCAAGCGCAACTTACCGGCTATGGTGCGTCAATTTAGCAGATTTGGTATTGATATAACCTGTGAGCCAATGCTTATATATCCGACTCTACATTACCAGAATGGTGGCATCGAGATAAACGAGCGCTGTGAAACTAATCTATCTAACCTTTATGTAGCAGGCGAGGCATCTGGTGGGGTTCATGGCAGGAATAGGCTAATGGGTAACTCTGTCCTTGACTACAATGTATTTGGTCGTAGGGCAGGAATAAATGCGGGTCAGCGTTCAAAGCAAGTTAAACTTGGTAAACTAACTCTAAATCATATTAACCGGTATGAGGCTGAGCTAAAAAATGCAGGTATAAAGACCGATAGAATATCCCCAATATTATTACCAGACTATACCCCTAAAGAAGTCAAGGATCGTCAGCTGACAGCCCACTACGAAGGCACACTAAGATAA
- a CDS encoding carotenoid biosynthesis protein, producing MSLAPGLSLIDFFKLFLPVVLLILHAVWTLTYFRGLVFICLALLTALIFEMFGLKYGTLFGGHFVYQLNNKLIFFNIPLLVLLYWAVFIYISYNIVSSFLFWVGKSKPNKHIGGAILLPLLIFLDGLVVVSIDFFMEPLQVKTRNWIWLAGGPYYNIPLGNFIGWFIVATISTGIFRVFEYFSPQEPTKIDKSIFLIPVVGYGMLCLSLLYFALKIQLHGLALIGFFTMFPITVVNLIFFIKGSIGVRL from the coding sequence ATGAGTTTGGCCCCAGGTCTTTCATTAATTGATTTTTTCAAGCTTTTTTTACCAGTAGTATTGTTAATACTCCATGCTGTATGGACACTAACTTATTTTCGTGGTCTTGTTTTTATCTGCCTTGCTTTATTAACAGCGTTGATATTTGAAATGTTTGGTCTAAAATATGGCACTTTATTTGGTGGTCATTTTGTTTATCAGCTTAATAATAAATTAATATTTTTTAATATCCCTCTCTTAGTTCTATTATATTGGGCAGTCTTTATTTACATAAGTTATAATATTGTTTCCTCTTTTCTCTTTTGGGTAGGTAAGTCTAAGCCCAATAAACATATAGGTGGTGCTATCTTGTTACCTTTGTTGATATTCCTTGATGGGTTAGTTGTTGTATCTATTGACTTTTTCATGGAGCCACTACAAGTGAAAACTAGGAACTGGATTTGGTTAGCTGGCGGTCCTTACTATAATATACCACTTGGCAATTTTATTGGTTGGTTTATTGTAGCAACTATATCAACAGGTATATTTAGAGTATTTGAATATTTCTCTCCTCAAGAGCCTACTAAAATTGATAAGTCCATTTTTTTGATCCCAGTAGTTGGCTACGGGATGCTCTGTCTATCACTCCTTTATTTTGCCTTAAAAATTCAATTACATGGTTTAGCGTTAATAGGCTTTTTTACTATGTTTCCAATAACAGTTGTTAACCTGATATTTTTTATAAAAGGAAGTATTGGTGTAAGATTATGA
- a CDS encoding site-specific DNA-methyltransferase yields MGYPTQKPEKLLERIIKASSDEGGLVLDPFCGCGTAVVVAERLNRRWIGIDITYLAIDVIFKRFKKIEKKEGIKFNFEIDGEPKDVYSAKKLCQGADFWHFNNF; encoded by the coding sequence ATGGGCTATCCAACTCAGAAGCCTGAGAAGCTTTTGGAAAGGATAATAAAAGCGAGTAGTGATGAGGGAGGTTTAGTTTTAGACCCCTTTTGTGGTTGTGGCACTGCAGTTGTAGTCGCAGAAAGATTAAATAGGAGATGGATAGGGATAGATATAACTTATCTTGCTATTGATGTAATTTTTAAAAGGTTTAAGAAAATTGAAAAGAAAGAAGGTATAAAATTTAATTTTGAAATAGATGGTGAGCCAAAAGATGTTTATTCAGCAAAGAAGCTTTGTCAAGGTGCTGATTTTTGGCATTTTAATAACTTTTAG
- the obgE gene encoding GTPase ObgE: protein MFLDRVKVIVKAGKGGDGCISFRREKYIPKGGPDGGDGGDGGNVVLEVDRNLNTLYHLYFTPHIKAENGQQGKGKNMHGKNGIDKVIRVPPGTVVYNCRGGVTPSLLADLTYTGERFIAAKGGKGGRGNTRFKTATNQAPRERELGEQGEAKTLLLELKLIADVGLVGYPNAGKSTLLSKVSNAKPKIAEYPFTTLKPNLGVTYIDDKKITFADIPGIIEDAHKGKGLGLDFLRHIERTRVIIYILDITQNPVAQYKSLKDEIREYNPIILKKPYIVGVNKIDLMKTKIAIKDAIYISALKGDGIETLISRLKGLL, encoded by the coding sequence ATGTTTCTTGACCGCGTCAAAGTAATAGTTAAAGCCGGTAAGGGAGGCGACGGCTGTATAAGTTTTAGACGCGAAAAATACATCCCAAAAGGTGGCCCAGATGGAGGTGACGGAGGTGACGGAGGTAATGTAGTATTGGAAGTAGACCGTAATCTTAACACCTTATACCACCTCTATTTTACACCTCATATCAAAGCAGAAAATGGACAGCAGGGTAAAGGTAAAAATATGCACGGCAAAAATGGGATAGATAAAGTAATTAGAGTGCCACCAGGAACAGTTGTATACAATTGTAGGGGTGGGGTTACCCCGTCCCTACTTGCAGACTTAACTTATACAGGTGAACGATTCATAGCTGCTAAAGGGGGTAAAGGTGGTAGAGGAAACACAAGATTTAAAACAGCAACTAACCAAGCACCACGTGAAAGGGAGCTCGGTGAACAAGGTGAAGCCAAGACATTATTACTTGAACTCAAGCTAATTGCAGATGTCGGTCTCGTTGGCTACCCAAATGCGGGTAAATCTACACTGCTATCTAAAGTCTCAAATGCTAAGCCGAAGATTGCTGAATACCCATTTACTACACTGAAACCTAACTTAGGTGTTACTTACATAGATGACAAAAAAATTACATTCGCTGATATTCCAGGTATAATAGAAGACGCACACAAAGGAAAAGGACTGGGACTCGATTTCTTGCGCCATATAGAACGAACAAGAGTCATAATTTACATACTTGATATAACACAAAACCCAGTAGCTCAGTATAAGAGTTTAAAAGACGAAATTAGGGAATACAATCCAATTATACTAAAGAAGCCCTATATTGTGGGAGTGAATAAAATAGACCTTATGAAAACAAAAATAGCAATAAAAGATGCAATCTACATCTCTGCATTAAAAGGAGACGGAATTGAGACACTGATATCAAGACTAAAAGGCTTATTGTAA
- a CDS encoding MiaB/RimO family radical SAM methylthiotransferase, with amino-acid sequence MKVSFITFGCRLNQYKTEWLREEFEIAGFKVIPHPCHSEQSEESQYAVQDRLREGEESHHTRQAEDVDVCVINTCAVTAHAAREARNIIRTYSQRGKNSKPPNNSMNSMNSNKPFIIVTGCYAKVYQDEIKSIKGVNLIEPDYKKIVTDFLKVPILQSIKKFADHTKAFVKVQEGCDQFCSYCIVPYARGAPKSRPIEEIIAEVNALIANGYEEFVLTGTNLSKCDNLLGIIKSISQIHGVHWLGIGSIEPLGISDEFLDYIGSGGLINQTPTSKFYKYIHLPLQSGDNSILKLMNRWYTAEEYEDLIYKIKEKIPSVAIGADVIVGFPGEGETEFANTYDLIQRSPISRLHVFRYSKRPGTKAANFKNEVPEKTKKERSRIIRELGDKKWEAFREQFIGKTLEAHIESKTIEAWYSKPTSHPFAYRHTEGRFGSSDPNTTMTSSFHSDHIPLSLRAPAKQSHKFSEGEESQYLLGVTQNYIKVLFKSNLNLTKRFVNLRIKKIVGPKTYGELVSGYMSTV; translated from the coding sequence ATGAAAGTCAGTTTTATAACTTTTGGCTGCAGGCTAAACCAATATAAGACTGAGTGGCTACGTGAAGAATTTGAAATAGCAGGCTTTAAAGTAATACCACATCCTTGTCATTCTGAACAAAGTGAAGAATCTCAATATGCAGTTCAGGACAGACTCCGCGAAGGGGAAGAATCTCATCACACTCGTCAGGCAGAGGATGTTGACGTCTGCGTAATTAACACTTGTGCTGTCACAGCTCACGCAGCAAGGGAAGCTAGAAATATCATAAGAACATACAGTCAACGAGGCAAAAACTCAAAGCCACCCAATAACTCAATGAACTCTATGAACTCAAATAAACCTTTTATTATTGTTACTGGCTGTTATGCAAAGGTGTATCAGGATGAAATAAAATCAATAAAAGGAGTTAATCTTATAGAACCAGATTACAAAAAAATAGTTACTGATTTTCTCAAAGTCCCTATACTACAATCAATTAAGAAATTTGCAGACCACACCAAAGCATTCGTGAAAGTGCAGGAAGGATGTGACCAGTTTTGCAGTTATTGCATAGTTCCTTACGCAAGAGGAGCACCTAAGTCAAGACCTATTGAAGAGATAATCGCTGAAGTCAACGCTCTTATTGCTAACGGATACGAAGAATTTGTACTCACAGGCACAAACCTTAGTAAATGTGATAACCTTCTGGGTATAATTAAATCAATCAGCCAAATCCATGGTGTCCATTGGCTTGGGATTGGCTCAATTGAGCCACTTGGGATTTCAGACGAGTTTTTAGACTACATTGGAAGTGGGGGTTTGATTAATCAAACCCCTACTTCCAAATTTTATAAATACATCCATTTACCACTACAAAGTGGTGATAACTCAATTCTTAAATTAATGAACCGCTGGTATACTGCTGAAGAATATGAGGACCTAATTTACAAAATTAAAGAAAAGATACCATCAGTTGCTATAGGTGCAGATGTCATTGTCGGCTTCCCAGGTGAAGGAGAGACTGAATTTGCAAACACTTACGATTTAATTCAGCGGTCACCTATTTCAAGGCTTCATGTATTTAGATATTCAAAAAGACCGGGCACTAAAGCAGCAAACTTTAAGAATGAAGTGCCTGAAAAGACAAAAAAAGAGAGAAGTAGAATTATTAGAGAACTCGGTGACAAGAAGTGGGAAGCATTCAGAGAACAGTTCATAGGTAAGACTCTTGAAGCACATATTGAATCAAAGACAATTGAAGCATGGTATTCTAAACCCACATCTCATCCATTTGCTTACAGGCATACTGAGGGTAGGTTTGGGTCTTCTGACCCAAATACCACTATGACTTCTTCTTTTCATTCTGACCACATTCCTCTGTCATTGCGAGCGCCAGCGAAGCAATCTCATAAATTCAGCGAAGGGGAAGAATCTCAGTATTTACTTGGAGTGACACAGAATTACATAAAAGTCCTATTTAAATCTAATTTAAATCTTACCAAAAGATTTGTTAATTTAAGGATTAAAAAAATTGTCGGCCCCAAAACATACGGAGAATTAGTAAGTGGATATATGAGCACAGTCTAA
- a CDS encoding site-2 protease family protein, which translates to MKALIIIVQLLILLFSIIIHEIAHGYTALKKGDTTARDYGRLTLNPISHIDLFGTIILPIILILMRTGIIIGWAKPVPINPYYFRNPKRDLMWVGAAGPMSNIGIAIILALIFRIGILKGYSVTAEFVTYGIAINLLLAFFNLVPVPPLDGSRILQGFLSYEAQEKYLRLERFGFFIIFLLLWMGLFDYILIPIMKFFFHLLTGIPISI; encoded by the coding sequence ATGAAGGCTTTGATAATTATAGTTCAACTCTTAATCCTATTGTTTTCTATCATTATACACGAAATAGCACACGGATATACAGCACTCAAAAAAGGTGATACGACTGCAAGAGATTATGGTAGACTTACACTTAACCCTATCTCACATATAGACCTATTTGGTACAATAATACTGCCAATCATTTTAATCCTTATGAGAACAGGTATAATTATTGGATGGGCAAAGCCGGTCCCAATTAATCCTTACTACTTTAGGAATCCAAAACGCGACTTGATGTGGGTTGGAGCTGCCGGTCCAATGAGTAATATAGGGATTGCAATTATACTTGCTCTTATATTTAGAATTGGAATATTGAAGGGTTATAGCGTTACTGCAGAATTTGTTACCTATGGAATAGCTATAAATTTATTGCTCGCTTTCTTTAACCTTGTCCCTGTACCACCACTGGATGGGTCACGTATTTTACAGGGCTTCCTATCATACGAGGCACAGGAAAAATATTTAAGATTAGAAAGATTTGGCTTCTTTATTATATTCTTACTGCTATGGATGGGACTTTTTGACTATATTCTTATACCTATTATGAAATTCTTCTTCCACCTCCTTACAGGAATACCAATATCTATTTAA
- a CDS encoding 4Fe-4S binding protein — protein MLRALITLGGLGAVLSTIIAIAYSKLAVHVSERHKRLLSALPGSNCGACGFPGGCEGYAKFLEKGETDVGLCVVGGRETAEKLAEILGVEAKITEPKVAILRCCGDKLNTYERFNYIGIKGCTQANILAEGPKSCRYGCLGFGDCVEVCTFDAIKMGENGLPVIDDKKCTGCGNCVKVCPKNIIELIPKAQKIYVACSSPDSAKATKTVCKTGCIGCGLCERYCPYSAIKVDNGCAKINFEMCQNCGICVYKCPTNTILDKLKSRPKAIIGTKCTGCAECEPVCPTKAISGKPGEQYRVTLDKCIGCSLCYKVCKPKAITMAFSLGYAEVV, from the coding sequence ATGTTGAGGGCATTAATTACACTTGGCGGATTAGGTGCAGTACTTTCAACAATTATTGCAATTGCCTACAGTAAACTTGCCGTCCACGTATCTGAACGCCATAAACGATTACTGTCAGCTTTACCGGGCTCTAATTGCGGAGCTTGTGGCTTCCCCGGAGGATGCGAAGGGTATGCAAAGTTTTTAGAAAAAGGTGAAACAGATGTTGGATTGTGTGTGGTAGGTGGTAGAGAAACAGCTGAAAAGTTAGCAGAAATACTGGGAGTAGAGGCAAAAATTACTGAGCCTAAAGTAGCAATTTTAAGGTGCTGCGGTGATAAGCTTAACACTTATGAAAGGTTTAATTACATAGGGATTAAAGGATGCACTCAAGCCAATATTTTAGCTGAGGGACCTAAGTCTTGTAGATATGGATGCTTAGGATTTGGAGATTGTGTTGAAGTATGCACATTTGATGCTATTAAAATGGGCGAAAATGGATTGCCAGTGATAGACGATAAAAAATGCACTGGATGCGGAAATTGTGTTAAAGTATGCCCTAAAAATATAATAGAACTTATACCAAAAGCACAAAAAATTTATGTTGCGTGTAGTTCACCCGATTCTGCTAAAGCTACAAAAACTGTATGTAAGACTGGATGTATCGGATGCGGATTATGTGAGCGTTACTGTCCTTATAGCGCAATAAAAGTTGACAATGGATGTGCTAAGATAAACTTTGAGATGTGTCAAAACTGTGGTATATGTGTTTACAAATGCCCTACAAACACAATTTTAGATAAACTAAAGTCTAGACCTAAAGCTATAATTGGAACTAAGTGCACGGGGTGCGCTGAATGTGAGCCGGTATGCCCTACAAAAGCAATTAGTGGAAAACCTGGTGAACAATATCGGGTTACATTAGATAAGTGTATAGGATGCAGCCTTTGCTATAAAGTATGCAAGCCTAAGGCTATTACAATGGCATTCTCACTCGGATACGCTGAGGTGGTATAA
- a CDS encoding cyclic 2,3-diphosphoglycerate synthase, translating to MRKRVVIMGAAGRDFHNFNVCFRDNQNYEVVAFTATQIPDIENRKYPAKLSGKLYPQGIPIYPEAELKNLIKKYKIDIVVFSYSDVSHEYVMHRASIALSCGADYMLLGPKSTMLNSNKPVVAIGAVRTGSGKSQTTRRVAEILKEIGKKVVVIRHPMPYGNIEQQIVQRFETVKEIADAGCTIEEAEEYEPHITRGTVLYAGVDYEQILRLAEKEADVILWDGGNNDFPFYKPDIFIVVVDPLRQGHELLYHPGETCLRMASVVVINKVDTANPLEVKKLENTVKDVNPEATVVKAESPIFADKPTLIKNKSALVIEDGPTLTHGGMQYGAGFIAAKKFGAKEIIDPRPYAVGSISETYKKYQNIDKILPAIGYSKEQIRELENTINRTLCDIVIIATPVDLRKIITIKKPTIRVTYELKEVSKPGLKEILTKWVNKLGG from the coding sequence ATGAGGAAAAGAGTCGTAATTATGGGAGCTGCAGGAAGGGACTTTCACAACTTTAATGTCTGCTTCAGAGATAACCAGAACTATGAGGTAGTCGCTTTTACCGCTACACAAATACCAGATATTGAAAATAGGAAATATCCAGCTAAACTATCCGGCAAATTATATCCACAAGGAATACCAATATATCCAGAAGCTGAGCTTAAAAATCTAATTAAAAAATACAAAATAGACATTGTTGTATTCTCTTATTCTGACGTCTCTCACGAATATGTTATGCACCGCGCATCAATTGCACTATCTTGTGGTGCAGATTATATGTTACTTGGACCCAAGTCTACGATGCTAAACTCAAATAAGCCAGTTGTCGCAATCGGCGCTGTGCGCACAGGAAGTGGAAAGTCGCAAACTACAAGGAGAGTGGCTGAGATTTTAAAAGAGATTGGTAAAAAAGTTGTAGTCATTCGTCATCCAATGCCATACGGAAATATTGAACAGCAGATAGTACAGAGATTTGAGACTGTAAAAGAGATTGCAGATGCCGGATGTACTATAGAAGAGGCAGAAGAGTACGAGCCACACATTACACGAGGAACAGTCCTTTATGCAGGTGTTGATTACGAGCAAATTTTACGACTCGCCGAAAAAGAAGCTGATGTGATTTTATGGGATGGCGGAAACAATGACTTCCCATTTTATAAGCCGGACATATTTATTGTGGTAGTTGACCCATTAAGGCAAGGACATGAACTACTTTATCACCCGGGTGAGACCTGCTTACGTATGGCGTCAGTAGTTGTGATAAACAAAGTTGATACTGCAAATCCATTGGAGGTGAAGAAATTAGAAAATACTGTGAAGGATGTAAATCCAGAGGCTACTGTGGTCAAAGCAGAATCACCTATATTTGCAGATAAGCCTACTCTTATAAAGAACAAGAGTGCACTTGTAATTGAAGATGGACCTACTCTCACTCATGGAGGGATGCAGTATGGAGCTGGCTTTATAGCGGCGAAGAAATTTGGCGCTAAAGAAATAATAGACCCAAGACCCTATGCAGTCGGCTCTATATCTGAAACTTATAAGAAATACCAAAATATAGACAAAATACTGCCAGCTATTGGGTATAGCAAAGAGCAAATAAGGGAGCTTGAAAATACAATAAATAGAACACTATGTGACATAGTTATAATTGCGACACCTGTTGATTTACGAAAGATTATAACTATTAAAAAGCCTACTATTAGAGTTACTTATGAATTAAAAGAAGTTAGTAAACCTGGTCTTAAAGAAATATTGACTAAATGGGTAAATAAGTTAGGAGGCTAA
- a CDS encoding GNAT family N-acetyltransferase, with translation MMAFSIRLAKDEDVASIVTLYAEATKLMHQISPDGFGDALGYPINITNETESFTRALNNKETVIFVAEQGGKVIGFVMGVIENHPDDLLNAPYLTVQYICVDKEFRRSGIGKTLMQEIENWAGNKGLSTLELIVWTNNVPAKTLFQGLGYLPLELRMAKKLTDKAK, from the coding sequence ATGATGGCTTTTTCTATAAGACTAGCAAAAGATGAAGATGTAGCTTCAATCGTTACTCTCTACGCAGAAGCGACAAAACTCATGCACCAAATTAGTCCGGATGGGTTTGGCGATGCACTGGGATATCCAATAAACATAACAAATGAAACGGAATCATTTACGAGAGCGTTAAATAACAAAGAGACAGTTATATTTGTTGCCGAGCAAGGTGGAAAAGTAATAGGTTTTGTCATGGGAGTAATTGAAAATCACCCTGATGATTTATTGAACGCACCATATCTGACAGTCCAGTATATTTGTGTAGATAAAGAGTTTCGTCGTAGTGGTATTGGTAAAACACTGATGCAGGAAATAGAAAACTGGGCAGGTAATAAAGGACTTTCTACTCTTGAGTTGATAGTTTGGACCAATAACGTACCTGCAAAGACTTTATTCCAGGGTTTAGGATATTTACCGTTAGAACTCCGTATGGCAAAGAAACTAACAGATAAAGCAAAATAA